DNA sequence from the Burkholderia pyrrocinia genome:
GTGGCCGCGTTCGCTCGAAACGCGCTGCCGCGTCGGTTTGCATCACCACGAATAGCCCTGCGTTCCGTAGTTCGTGTCGTGACGACGGCCCCACCACGGCAGATAGGCGTTGTTCCCGCCGCGCGCGCGGAACCAGTCCTTGTCCGGATCGATCGTCGTGAGTTTCGATGGCGGCATCACCACGACGGCGACGGGATGCGCCGGGTCGGTCGTGCCGGCGACCAGTGCGTTGCCGCCGTAGTGATTGACGCGGCCGATGGCCAGCGCAACGTCGGTCAATGCGCTACCGGTTCCCATGTCGCCGAGCAGCGCCGCCGTGTTGAACGTCTGCTTCTGGTGGTCGTATTCGGGCAGGACTTCGGTAAGCGACTGCGACAGGCCGACAAGGCGCTTCGACGCCGCATCGCTACCGGCACCCGCATCGTGAACGATGTACTTGATATCCGGGACCGCAATCCCTGCGTTTTGTGCCGCTTGATCGATGGTCGCCTTCCACGCTTGCACCGTTCGTGTCGTGCCGACCTTCTGCGAAAACTCGTCGGTGTTGCCGGTCGCGGCCTTGCCGATCCATGCGAGCGGTTCGCGCTCGGTGTTGAAGGTCGGGCCGGCGAGGAACAGCACAACGAGGTTTTCGTTGATCTGCGCATCGGTCGGCGGGAAATTCGGTGCGTCCCAATTCATCACCCACACGCTCTTGTCGGGGTTGGCCTGTAGGTAGCTCAATGCCCTGTTCAGCGATGTGAAGCCGGCGTTTGCGCCACCTTGCGTGACCTGCACGTCAGGGGGCGTGTCGCGGCTCCACAGAGTCTTGGGGGACGGCGGGCCGATTTCAAAGAAACTCATCATGCGTTTCCGCAACCACTCCTGAGCTTCACGCGGCTCAAGTCGCTTCGGAACTGCAAGTTCAATGTGCTGGCCGCCAAGTTCACGCCAATCCTTCTGATTCTCGGACTTTACCGTATAGAAGTATTGTGCATTCGCTGCATAACGCGTGCGCATCAACAAGAGAAACTTATCGATGTACTTGGTATAGAAACCGTAAAACGTCTCTTTCCCACGATTTCCATAGGCAACACCTGCGACTGATTGCAGCGTGGCGAATGATTTCGGATCCGTGCGCACCATGTCGTCGTTCTTGTTTGGTGTGGCAAGCCCTTGCGTCCACAATAATTGCCATTCGGTCGAGTAGTCCATGCGTTGCAACGGATTCAGCCAAATCAGGCCAACAACCTGCGCAACCAATGGCTTTGCCGGTTCGTTGGCTGCTGACGCGGCATTCCCTGCCGGCTCCGTGGGGTGAGCAGCTTGCGTTGGACGCGTCATAGCCGTGGTGAATAGAAACACCATGAGTGCCGCCAAGCCGGGCACGATGACAAGTCGTTTCATCCAGTCTCCAGTTTCCAGCAATGCTGGATGCGGTTCATCTAAATGCGCCACCAGCATGAGCATCAGCAAGGTGGCGATCAGCCATATCGTGATGGTGAGGAAAACACGACGCGGCCATGTAGCGATCAGTGCCTTCATATCACACTCCCGGCTTTCAGATAGATCTGGCCTTCGCGTTCATCCATGATCTTGTCGGGCATGTTAGCTTCACTACCTTCGGCGTTCGCCCATTTGTGCATTGGCAAGTCATCAATTTTTCCGGACGAAAAGTAATCCGAATATTTTTTGTTCGGACTGTCTCGTTCTATGCCGTCACCCATGCGCCAATCGGCCTCAATACGCAGGTCGTAGAGTTGATCGGACGTCAGGTAACACGGGCCAATCGCCACATCATAAGCAAGCGCCTTTCTCGCATGGTCCGGGTTGGTCATCGTCGTTGAGTGGTTCGTCGGGCTATTGGTCTGGCCATGATCCAGCCAATCCGTGATCTGCTTGTCTCGCCAGTCCTTGTAGCCGTCAGGTAAATCACTTTTCCCATCCTCTCCGATAACATGACCGTCACCGTCGACCCACTCGGTGTTCAACGTTCGGCGCGCCTCCATCCGCATCAGTGCACGGTCCTCGTAACGCTGCCCGGCTTCACTCTCGGCCGTCCCCTGGGCGTCGCCGTCCTTGTTCTTCGCCTTGTACTGGTCATAAGGGTCATCTGCCTGTTTGTCCACATCGCTCTTGCTCGCATCGCGCCATGCGGACGGCGGATCGTTACCTTCGTTGAAGTCGCTTACTGCGTCGCCGTCCCGCGTTTCGACCGGCTTGCCGAACCGCAGCGCCTTCGGCGGAAATGTTTCGTCCAATGCAGGTGCATCCGCAACGATCGTCCACCCCTTCGGCGGATCTTCGTTCACACGAAACATCTTTAGTGCGGAAGTCGCAGCGGTCGCCGCATACATGACCGGCGCAGTGATCAATGTCCCCATCATCCCGAAGATGGATTCGTTTCCTTTGAGCGCACCGATCAGACCGAATTTTGCCGGCGGCGACGGGGGATACCAGAAGCCCGATGTCGTCCCTTTCTCGCCATGCCGCCAGTCGTCTTCCCAATATCGATAAGGTTTCTGCACGCCGACATCGAAGCCGGACGCGAACACGCGCTGCGTCAGGACGCCGGATACGCGGATGTCGTCGAGTTCGTGCTTGCCGATACCGCGCCAGCCGATACCCTGCACAGTTACGGCCGAGATCACCTGATCGTGCGGACAGCAATACGACGTGACGCGCCCGTACGTCGAACCGTTCAGGCCGTGACGCGCGCGGTCATCCTGCGCGGCATAGGACTTGTTGCTCGTCGGCGATACGCGGTCATTTGCCATGTCTTCATCGACCTTGTCGGGCGACGGCTCGTATGCGGCGCGGGCGCCGATGATCGACAGGAATTTTCCGAACGTCTGCGTGCGTGCCGCGTAAGTCTGTCGTCCGCGATTGCCCTTGTCGTCCTTCGTTCCGCGCTGTGACCACGTGTCCATGAATATGCTGGATTTTTGCTGACCTTCGCCCTGAGCGAAACTGTACGGGGCATTCGCCAGCACGTAGGCGTCCGCAACGCACCGTCCCTTACGCCCCCAAGGATCTTCGACTTCCGGTAACGCATCACCAAAGAACGCGCCTGTGAGGCCGACGATATTCCCTTGGCTGTGACACACAACCGTGATCGGTACATTGGCCTGCATCTTGCGGATCGACTCGATCAACCTGGCGAGCCGCAACGCGGCAAGCACGCCATACGCACGCGGCGGCGCGCGATATAGTGGCCGGTTGGTCGGGTTGATACCCTGCACGGACGTCCATCCGAATGCCCGGTCGTCGAGGCCGCCGTGCCAAAGATCGGGCAGGCTCGAACAGCCGTTGGTGAACGGACCGCCGCCCCAATAGTCCTTCTCGTTCAGAAAGATCTTGTCGCCGTATTCCTTCAGCTCTTCCAGTGTCGCCTTGTAGCCCCACCGGAAATGGATGACGGGTGAGAACGACGGATCGGGTTTGACATAGGTTCCCGCCCAAAGCTGCGGGTTCAGAAACCCGTCCGGCGTCACGCCTTCGGTGTACTTCGCGGGCGTCAACTGTCCGGCATCGACGCCTTGATACTTCATCTGATCGTCCAGGCGCCCGAGTCGTCGATTCAGGCCTTCGCACAGTCCTTCTTCGGACGCTTCGAACCATTCGCCCTCAGAGTTGACACCGTGGACGAAGATGACGACCCCAGGCAACGGAAGTTGCTTGACGCAGACAAGCCGGTTGTTCTTGTCGAACAACATCGGCCCTTCGGTTCGGCCGACGACGATAGGCGGCGATTCGGAACGCGATGCAGCCGTGTCGGGCGCGTCGGCCTTTGCGGCGGGCTCGTCGGTGCGCGCGTCCGCTACCGGTCGGGGATCGAGAATCGAGGCGGCCATCGTTTTAAACGTTTTTCTTGATGAACTGCACCGCCAGCTTCTCGAACTGGTCGGCATGGACCGCCGGCAGTTCGCCGGCCGTGTCGGTCGTGAGGTTCGACAGTGCCCCGGACGCCTTCTGAATTTGCCCGTCGAAGCCCGCCACCGCATCGCCATCGGTCGCGCGAACGAGTTTCGGCACGCGGCCAAGCGGGGCTTTGTCGAACTTCGGCATATCGGCGTTCATGCTGGCCGGACCATCCCACGCATGGCCCGCCGACTTCACGGTGAAGATGCCGGGGCAGCCAAGTTCGATGTTGCCGCCGTCAAGCTTGAGATACGCGCCGCCCGATGTGACGAGAACCACCTGATCGTTTGCCATGCCGGCAAGCGTGCCGCCCGCCGCAGTCAACTGGATGTTCTTCGCCGAATCCACCTGCGTGTCGTCGTTCTGCGACTGGATCGTCACCTTCCCCTGATTCGCGATTGCCGACACGCCGTCGCTATGCGCGAACATCGCGATGCCATGACCGCCATGCAGACTGATGCGCTCGCCGCTGGCGAGTTGCACGTGCTGCCGTGCGATCTGATCGATGTTCTCGCCCGCATACATGACATGCGTTTTGGGGGTGACATGCAGCGATCCTGCCTGCGCGCCGAACGCCAGCAATGCGGATGCGTCACCGGCTGCACCGGATTCCGCGCTGCCGGGTGTCCAGTTGCGGAACGCATCGGCGATCTTGTCCTGGCCGACGGTATCGGCGGACTGTCCGCCATGCTGGCCGGCATAGTCGCCGAGCGATTTGAACAGTTCGGCGCACTGGTCGAGCAAGTGAATCAGCTCGTCGCGATCGATCTGACCACCGGTCGCGCGTGTGCGCGCATAGGTCGACAATAGAATGCCCTGGGCGGCGCGCAACGCCGCGGCGGCGTCGGTGCGCAGTTCCGCACCTTCGCCCCGATCGCTTCCGTGTCCGTCTTTCCGGGGCTGCGTCAGGTACCCCAGATTCAATTGGGTATGCGCGTGTTCGCTCGCCAACTGCGCCGAGATTTGCGATGGCGTATCGTCCAGGCGAAGCTGGTTGTACCGATCGCCGTTGATTTCCTTGGTTTTGATCCCGGACACGTAGCGGTTGCCGGGTAGCGCGCCGGTATGCGTGAAAGTCGCAGGCGGGTTTGCGCCGTTGCTCAAAACCCCGATGATGACCAGACGGTCCGGATCGCCAGACAGGCACCCGAGCAAGACTTCCATCCCGACCCGAGGCAGGAAGAGCGCACCGAAGTACTTGCCTGCCAGACTCGCCGCGACACGTATCGGCGCACTGTCACCGGCCGACCCGTTCGTTCCGGCACCTTGCGCGTGCGCGTGATCCGCCGGATCGAAGCCGTGAATCCGCACGCGCACGCGGCCGGCTTTGTCGCAGAACACTTCTTCTCCCTGCGTGCCGACGATCGTGCCGGTCAGCAGGTGAGCCGGCGGGAGGTCGATTTCCGGATCGTAGGACGGCTTGAGCGGCACACCGCGACGCACGCACGTGAAACTGTTCTCGTAACGCGTGTCCGTTTGGTCCGACGCATCGGCCGGCAGGAACGGTGTGGTTCGCGTGAGGTTCCGGCTCGCCGCGAACAGCGCGTTCACGCGGCTCGTCAGGTCTTTCGGCAGGTTGTTCCAGATATCGTGCCGAACCGACGTCATGACGAACTGCCGCCGTTCGGCCAGCTTCATGTCCAGTTCGGGGTCGCCCGTCAGCGTGAACCAGTAACCGACCGGCATATCGCGCACGCTACCGATACCGTCGTAGCGCTCAGCCTCGAACTGGTGGGCGAGTATCCGGTCGTGTGTGATGCGGCCGTGATCGTTCCACGAATCGCCCACGTGCGGAATATCGATCGCCACATCGGTCAGCAATTGGGCAAGGTCGTTGCCGGCGTCGCCCTGATCGATGCTGCTTGCGATAGCAGAGACGTCCATGCGGGCCTTCTTGTAGTCCCACGACGGACGGCTGGCTTTGCCGGGAGACAGGCTTTGATAACGAGCGAACAGCGTCACCGTATCGCGTAGTTCGGTTCCTGCATCGCGCGGGTGAAGACGCACGGTACCGGCGGGTGATTCCGCCAATCGAAGCGGGTCATCGCAGAATGCGAGCGTATGAATCGGCCGCTCTTCGGTCGTGCTACGCGCCCCTCCGATCGGCCCGGCCTTCGCAAAAACCGTGATGCCTTCGCGCCGCAGCAGTCGACGCACAAAACGAGCGTCCGACTCGTTGACCTGCCGCGTCAGTTCGCGTGCCGGATAGCGCTCGGTTCGCAATCCGGACAGATCGAAATCGAATGCACGCGCGAGTGCGGCGCTGCGTTGTCGCCATTCGTTCATCAGCGTGGCAAGAATCTCGATAACGCTCATCGATCGGAATACGCGGGAGTTGGTGCGGTAGTCCATCAACGAAAGCGCATCGCAGACGTGCAACTGGTACACCGTCAGCTCGCCGTCGGATTGACCGATATGCACGTCCCGCACGATTGCATTGATCGTCCGCACGTCGCCCCGGTCGGTCGTCAGGCGGACCGATACAGGCAGGCCGAGAAACAGCGTGGGGGATAGATGATCGCGTGTGGAAACGCAGGTCAGGTACCCGTCGATGCCCGACATCAACCCTTCGCGGATATCGGCGTGATGGAGCGCCAGCAGATGGCCGACTGCGCGTTGCGCCTGCCCGAAATGAAGGGCGACCGGCCGCTTGTTCCAGTCGACAAGACCGGATGCAAAGTTTCGAAATGTTGCTGCTATCGACATAACGGCAATCTCGTTATTATTTTCCGGATTCGGACTTGTTCGAATTGGACTCTCTGTTTAATAAAGCGGAACTCGTAATTTCGATGCGGAGAATATCAAACTTATATCGATTTCAATGGATATCGATATTTCGAGATGAAAAATAACTCATTAAGAAACAGTGTTTGACGTTTTTCGGCGTTCGATTTTTTAATAAAAGTCCTATGTGGAGCATATTTGGTGATATTCATGTCTGATCTTTGCGGGTCAGCCGCGCCGTGGTGACTGACTTTTCGTCGAACTGAATTGGGTTGCAAAATTCAAAAAATCAGACTTTTCCCAATTCGGAATGGATAGCGACACATTGCGGTGTCGGAAGGGAGCCGAGCATGCCGGATCGTCTGCATGCGGGGCGTAAACGGAGCGGTACGCCGATTCTTCGATGTCCATGAGGGATTTCCCCGTGACGCATGCGTGAGCGTCATTTCAACGCCGCGTCCATTCGCTCCGCGCTTCCCCGTAGACACTTCCCGCCCCCTCGCTCCCGATTATTTGCATTTCGCGAATGGCGCGTTCGCCGGTTGTTCCATACCCGATCCGCAGCCTTGCACCTATCGTGGTGGCGTCGGCTGGCTGGATTCGATGCGTCGAACCGGAAAGGCGGCCGGCACTTCGTTGCGATTCGCGTCGCACACCACACAAAAAACATCGGACCTGGCTCATGCGCAGGCGCTGCGGCGCGCGCAGGCGAACCAGCGTCCTCGGAGACGGAAATGAAAGCAAACGAGTGGGATACCTCCTATGAGTGGAAGGCGGTGACGCTGCTGGCGCTCGGCTTCGGGCTGGTCGGCCTCGACCGCTGGCTCATCGCGCCGCTGTTCCCTTCGATCATGAAGGACCTCAACCTGACCGCGCAGGACGTCGGCAACTGCATCGGCGTGCTCGGCCTGTCGTGGGGCGTCTTCGCGGCGCTGATGGGCGGCATCTCGGACAAGATCGGCCGCAGGAAGGTGCTGATTCCCGCCATCATCGCGTTCTCGCTGCTGTCGGGCTTTTCGGGGCTCGCGGGCGGCCTGCTCGGGCTGATGGCGATTCGCGGGTTGATGGGCGTCGCGGAAGGTTCGTTCTGCCCGACGAGTTTCGCGGCGACGGCCGACGCATCGCATCCGCGGCGGCGCGGCCTGAACCTCGGCCTGCAGCAAAGCGGCTTCGCGCTGTTCGGGCTGGCGCTTTCGCCGATCATCGCCACGCAGCTGCTCGGCTTCGTGTCGTGGCGCTGGGTCTTTGCGCTGGTGGCGATTCCCGGCCTGATCCTCGGTGCGATCATGTTCTTCGTCATCCGCGAGCCGAAGGTCGTGAAGGAGGTCGCGTCGGAACACGCGCCGGCTTCGCTCGGCCACGTGCTCAAGAGCCGCAACATCCTCGTGGCGATGGCCGCACTGTGCTGCGCGATGACCGGCGTCTTCGTGCTCGGCGCGCTGCTGCCGCTGTACCTGACCGATTACCTGTCGCTCGGCACGCAGAAGATGGGCCTCGTGGTGTCGGCGATCGGCTTCGGCGGCTTTCTCGGGCAGTTCGGGTTGCCCGGCCTCTCCGACCTGGTCGGGCGCCGCCTCGCGAGCATCGTCGGCTTCGCGGGAACGGCCGTGATGCTCTATATCTTCCGCGGCCTCGGCCCGCAGCCGCTCGCGTTGTTCGGGATCCTGTTCGTCGCGTCGTTCTTCACGCTCGGGCTGGTGTCGCTGCTGTCCGGCCCGGTCGCGACCGAGGCTGCGCCCGTCGGCCTCGTGTCGACGTCGATCGGCGTGGTGGTCGGCGTCGGCGAGATCTTCGGCGGCGGCATCGCGCCGGCGATGGGCGGCTACGTCGCTGCACACTTCGGCATCCAGAACATTCTGTGGTTGCCGATGTGCGCGGTCATGCTGGGCATCGTGGTCAGCATGCTGTTGAAGGAAACCGCGCCCGCCGTGCTGCAGCGTCGCGTGGTCGTTCAACCGGAGCTGGCGGCCGGCAAGCAGCCGAGGTAATGCCCGCGCGAGCGCGCAGGCGTTCGCCCGTGCCGGTGCGCTCCGCGATTGACATCGATTCGGCGACACAGTGACGCTTTTCGCATGACACAGCCCGTTGCCCGGTGCAGGTAGACTGCCGGTTTCGCTGTCGAAAAAAAGGCGCGGTATGGACCGGTTCCTCAGCATCGAGGCATTCGTAAGAGTCGCGGAGGCGAGCAGCTTCGCCGAGGCCGCGCGGCAGCTTGGTGTGACGAGTTCGGTCGTGACGAACCGCATCCAGCAACTGGAGAAGTTCGTCAATGCGCCGCTGTTCCATCGCAGCACGCGCCACGTGCGCTTGTCCGAAGTGGGCGAGGCGTTTTATCGCGAGTGCGCGGAGGTGGTGG
Encoded proteins:
- a CDS encoding virulence factor: MKALIATWPRRVFLTITIWLIATLLMLMLVAHLDEPHPALLETGDWMKRLVIVPGLAALMVFLFTTAMTRPTQAAHPTEPAGNAASAANEPAKPLVAQVVGLIWLNPLQRMDYSTEWQLLWTQGLATPNKNDDMVRTDPKSFATLQSVAGVAYGNRGKETFYGFYTKYIDKFLLLMRTRYAANAQYFYTVKSENQKDWRELGGQHIELAVPKRLEPREAQEWLRKRMMSFFEIGPPSPKTLWSRDTPPDVQVTQGGANAGFTSLNRALSYLQANPDKSVWVMNWDAPNFPPTDAQINENLVVLFLAGPTFNTEREPLAWIGKAATGNTDEFSQKVGTTRTVQAWKATIDQAAQNAGIAVPDIKYIVHDAGAGSDAASKRLVGLSQSLTEVLPEYDHQKQTFNTAALLGDMGTGSALTDVALAIGRVNHYGGNALVAGTTDPAHPVAVVVMPPSKLTTIDPDKDWFRARGGNNAYLPWWGRRHDTNYGTQGYSW
- a CDS encoding MFS transporter, with protein sequence MKANEWDTSYEWKAVTLLALGFGLVGLDRWLIAPLFPSIMKDLNLTAQDVGNCIGVLGLSWGVFAALMGGISDKIGRRKVLIPAIIAFSLLSGFSGLAGGLLGLMAIRGLMGVAEGSFCPTSFAATADASHPRRRGLNLGLQQSGFALFGLALSPIIATQLLGFVSWRWVFALVAIPGLILGAIMFFVIREPKVVKEVASEHAPASLGHVLKSRNILVAMAALCCAMTGVFVLGALLPLYLTDYLSLGTQKMGLVVSAIGFGGFLGQFGLPGLSDLVGRRLASIVGFAGTAVMLYIFRGLGPQPLALFGILFVASFFTLGLVSLLSGPVATEAAPVGLVSTSIGVVVGVGEIFGGGIAPAMGGYVAAHFGIQNILWLPMCAVMLGIVVSMLLKETAPAVLQRRVVVQPELAAGKQPR
- a CDS encoding T6SS effector phospholipase Tle3 domain-containing protein; its protein translation is MLFDKNNRLVCVKQLPLPGVVIFVHGVNSEGEWFEASEEGLCEGLNRRLGRLDDQMKYQGVDAGQLTPAKYTEGVTPDGFLNPQLWAGTYVKPDPSFSPVIHFRWGYKATLEELKEYGDKIFLNEKDYWGGGPFTNGCSSLPDLWHGGLDDRAFGWTSVQGINPTNRPLYRAPPRAYGVLAALRLARLIESIRKMQANVPITVVCHSQGNIVGLTGAFFGDALPEVEDPWGRKGRCVADAYVLANAPYSFAQGEGQQKSSIFMDTWSQRGTKDDKGNRGRQTYAARTQTFGKFLSIIGARAAYEPSPDKVDEDMANDRVSPTSNKSYAAQDDRARHGLNGSTYGRVTSYCCPHDQVISAVTVQGIGWRGIGKHELDDIRVSGVLTQRVFASGFDVGVQKPYRYWEDDWRHGEKGTTSGFWYPPSPPAKFGLIGALKGNESIFGMMGTLITAPVMYAATAATSALKMFRVNEDPPKGWTIVADAPALDETFPPKALRFGKPVETRDGDAVSDFNEGNDPPSAWRDASKSDVDKQADDPYDQYKAKNKDGDAQGTAESEAGQRYEDRALMRMEARRTLNTEWVDGDGHVIGEDGKSDLPDGYKDWRDKQITDWLDHGQTNSPTNHSTTMTNPDHARKALAYDVAIGPCYLTSDQLYDLRIEADWRMGDGIERDSPNKKYSDYFSSGKIDDLPMHKWANAEGSEANMPDKIMDEREGQIYLKAGSVI
- a CDS encoding type VI secretion system Vgr family protein, with translation MSIAATFRNFASGLVDWNKRPVALHFGQAQRAVGHLLALHHADIREGLMSGIDGYLTCVSTRDHLSPTLFLGLPVSVRLTTDRGDVRTINAIVRDVHIGQSDGELTVYQLHVCDALSLMDYRTNSRVFRSMSVIEILATLMNEWRQRSAALARAFDFDLSGLRTERYPARELTRQVNESDARFVRRLLRREGITVFAKAGPIGGARSTTEERPIHTLAFCDDPLRLAESPAGTVRLHPRDAGTELRDTVTLFARYQSLSPGKASRPSWDYKKARMDVSAIASSIDQGDAGNDLAQLLTDVAIDIPHVGDSWNDHGRITHDRILAHQFEAERYDGIGSVRDMPVGYWFTLTGDPELDMKLAERRQFVMTSVRHDIWNNLPKDLTSRVNALFAASRNLTRTTPFLPADASDQTDTRYENSFTCVRRGVPLKPSYDPEIDLPPAHLLTGTIVGTQGEEVFCDKAGRVRVRIHGFDPADHAHAQGAGTNGSAGDSAPIRVAASLAGKYFGALFLPRVGMEVLLGCLSGDPDRLVIIGVLSNGANPPATFTHTGALPGNRYVSGIKTKEINGDRYNQLRLDDTPSQISAQLASEHAHTQLNLGYLTQPRKDGHGSDRGEGAELRTDAAAALRAAQGILLSTYARTRATGGQIDRDELIHLLDQCAELFKSLGDYAGQHGGQSADTVGQDKIADAFRNWTPGSAESGAAGDASALLAFGAQAGSLHVTPKTHVMYAGENIDQIARQHVQLASGERISLHGGHGIAMFAHSDGVSAIANQGKVTIQSQNDDTQVDSAKNIQLTAAGGTLAGMANDQVVLVTSGGAYLKLDGGNIELGCPGIFTVKSAGHAWDGPASMNADMPKFDKAPLGRVPKLVRATDGDAVAGFDGQIQKASGALSNLTTDTAGELPAVHADQFEKLAVQFIKKNV